Proteins encoded by one window of Candidatus Stoquefichus sp. SB1:
- a CDS encoding ISL3 family transposase codes for MKAIDAPPLLEDGELLNTTIMPIISENDILKFFNLEKDDIQEFRITHQSDGIYICIRLNVKYHQCPVCGQMTDKIKDYSQKKIIHSVLNYSQCFIIYEARRYRCPHCHKTFFEHNPFVFGSSRISVATVSNILRDLKLPNETFTSVARRYHVSVTSVINIFDDHVRISRRPLPACLGIDEVYAFKTYKSKFVCVLVDCTDQKIVDVLPTRKKDDLISYFMLIPREEREKVLYCSFDMWETYRIVARHVFPNASCCIDKFHVVQELGRRMDKVRISAQKKYMTQIRELQQKKKNIGLTKEEEYIYEEASRHYYVLKKFNWMFISTDNRIFDPNEEKRYNRRLEGYYNYYDLFDYMVKYDRELDIAYDLKDSVTRFYRQCHYEDAKKKLEEIIIDFRCCPIEEMSQFANTLTRWKQEIINSFMIVDREKNRKMNTAIVENRNKSIKLIKHASNGYLNWERFRNKILFSLNSDTTYYLNIIKKEDK; via the coding sequence ATGAAGGCTATCGATGCACCACCTCTTTTGGAAGATGGTGAACTGCTCAATACTACCATTATGCCTATTATTTCCGAAAATGATATTCTCAAGTTCTTCAATCTTGAAAAAGATGATATTCAGGAATTCAGAATCACCCATCAGTCAGATGGAATTTACATCTGCATCAGACTGAATGTCAAATATCATCAGTGTCCTGTATGTGGTCAGATGACTGATAAAATTAAGGATTATTCTCAAAAAAAGATTATTCATTCCGTTCTTAATTATTCCCAGTGCTTTATCATATACGAAGCCAGAAGATATCGCTGTCCTCACTGTCACAAAACATTCTTTGAACACAATCCCTTTGTATTTGGAAGTTCCAGAATCTCTGTAGCGACTGTATCCAATATCCTCAGAGATCTTAAGCTTCCCAATGAAACATTCACATCTGTTGCCAGGCGTTATCATGTTTCAGTAACCTCCGTCATCAATATCTTTGATGATCATGTCCGTATTTCCAGGAGACCTCTTCCTGCATGTCTGGGTATTGATGAGGTTTATGCATTCAAGACTTATAAAAGCAAATTTGTCTGTGTGCTGGTTGACTGTACTGACCAGAAGATTGTTGATGTCCTGCCAACACGTAAAAAGGATGACCTGATCAGCTACTTTATGCTTATTCCCAGAGAAGAGCGTGAAAAGGTGCTGTACTGTTCGTTTGACATGTGGGAAACCTACAGGATTGTTGCCAGACACGTCTTTCCCAATGCAAGCTGCTGTATCGACAAGTTTCATGTTGTTCAGGAACTGGGGCGAAGAATGGATAAAGTCAGAATATCAGCTCAGAAAAAGTACATGACACAGATCAGGGAACTTCAACAAAAAAAGAAGAATATCGGCCTTACAAAAGAAGAGGAATATATATACGAGGAAGCATCCAGACACTACTATGTGCTTAAAAAATTTAACTGGATGTTCATCTCAACTGACAACAGAATATTTGATCCCAATGAGGAAAAGAGATACAACAGAAGACTGGAAGGATACTACAACTATTATGATCTGTTTGATTATATGGTGAAGTATGACAGAGAACTTGATATCGCCTATGACCTTAAGGACAGTGTTACCCGTTTCTACAGACAGTGTCATTATGAAGACGCAAAGAAAAAACTGGAAGAAATCATTATCGACTTCAGGTGCTGTCCTATAGAAGAGATGAGCCAGTTCGCCAACACTCTGACAAGATGGAAGCAGGAAATCATCAATTCCTTTATGATTGTAGACAGGGAGAAAAACAGAAAGATGAATACTGCGATTGTAGAGAACCGCAATAAAAGCATCAAGCTGATCAAACATGCATCAAATGGATACCTGAACTGGGAACGTTTCAGAAACAAAATCTTATTTTCACTTAACAGTGATACAACCTATTATCTCAATATTATAAAAAAGGAGGACAAATAA
- a CDS encoding ZIP family metal transporter — translation MDTSIVLGLLIPFLGTTLGSACVFFMARKMSTLIQKVLLGFASGVMIAASVWSLLIPAIDMSASLGKFAFMPAAVGFLLGIAFLLILDHTIPHMHLDNEVEGKQAHLKKTTMLVLAVTLHNIPEGMAVGVVFAGVMMGNSEVSVMGAMALAIGIAIQNFPEGAIISMPLRSEGMSKRKAFLYGTASGIVEPIGAFITILLSKLVVPILPYLLAFAAGAMMYVVVEELIPEASEGEHSNIATIGFAIGFVVMMVLDVALG, via the coding sequence ATGGATACATCAATTGTATTAGGTTTACTCATTCCTTTTTTGGGAACAACATTAGGATCAGCCTGCGTCTTTTTTATGGCACGTAAGATGAGCACACTTATTCAAAAGGTTTTATTAGGTTTTGCTTCTGGTGTTATGATTGCAGCGTCAGTTTGGTCATTGTTGATTCCGGCTATAGATATGTCAGCATCTTTAGGAAAATTTGCATTTATGCCAGCAGCAGTTGGTTTTTTGTTGGGAATTGCTTTTTTACTTATTTTAGATCATACGATACCTCATATGCATTTAGATAACGAGGTTGAAGGTAAGCAGGCACATTTGAAAAAAACAACGATGTTGGTTTTGGCAGTAACGCTTCATAATATTCCAGAGGGGATGGCTGTAGGTGTTGTATTTGCTGGAGTTATGATGGGAAATAGTGAAGTTTCTGTGATGGGGGCTATGGCACTAGCGATTGGGATTGCTATTCAGAATTTTCCAGAAGGAGCCATTATATCGATGCCATTGAGAAGTGAAGGAATGTCAAAAAGAAAAGCATTTCTATATGGAACAGCTTCTGGGATTGTTGAACCAATTGGTGCTTTTATCACAATTTTGTTATCTAAATTAGTTGTTCCTATTTTGCCATATTTATTAGCATTTGCTGCTGGAGCAATGATGTATGTTGTTGTTGAAGAACTGATCCCTGAGGCGTCTGAAGGTGAACATTCTAATATTGCAACAATAGGATTTGCGATTGGATTTGTTGTGATGATGGTTTTGGATGTGGCATTAGGCTAG
- a CDS encoding metal-dependent transcriptional regulator translates to MDLHESGEMYLETILMLKHKNQYVRSIDIAHEMNFSKPSVSRAIKLLKESKLIEVDKKGYIEFTDEGRKIAEKVYNRHTTLTNFFISLGVSDAQAEDDACRLEHIISEESYQCIQNYLTKQS, encoded by the coding sequence ATGGATTTACATGAATCAGGAGAAATGTATTTAGAAACAATACTCATGTTGAAACATAAAAATCAGTATGTACGTTCAATTGATATTGCACATGAGATGAATTTTTCTAAGCCAAGTGTTTCAAGGGCAATCAAACTGCTTAAAGAATCAAAATTGATTGAAGTAGATAAAAAAGGTTATATTGAATTTACTGATGAGGGTAGAAAAATTGCTGAAAAGGTTTATAATCGTCATACAACATTAACCAATTTCTTTATAAGTTTGGGTGTGAGTGATGCTCAGGCAGAGGATGACGCATGTCGATTAGAACATATTATTAGTGAAGAAAGTTATCAATGCATACAAAATTATTTAACAAAGCAGTCTTAG